The following coding sequences lie in one Kamptonema formosum PCC 6407 genomic window:
- the rfbC gene encoding dTDP-4-dehydrorhamnose 3,5-epimerase has product MNIVFTEIPEVLIIEPRVFGDDRGFFFESFNHRAFAEKTGVKAEFVQDNHSKSAQNVLRGLHYQMQQPQGKLVRVAMGEIFDVAVDIRKNSPTFGQWVGYLLSAENKRQLWVPAGFAHGFLVVSEVAEVLYKTTEYYAPEHERCILWNDPDLAIAWPLGDATPILSAKDRSGQTLKTAEVFS; this is encoded by the coding sequence ATGAACATTGTATTTACTGAAATACCAGAAGTCTTGATAATTGAACCTCGCGTTTTTGGTGACGATCGCGGGTTCTTTTTTGAAAGTTTCAACCATCGCGCTTTTGCCGAAAAAACGGGAGTTAAAGCCGAGTTTGTGCAAGATAATCATTCTAAATCAGCTCAAAATGTCCTACGAGGCCTTCATTATCAGATGCAGCAACCTCAAGGTAAATTAGTAAGAGTAGCAATGGGAGAAATATTTGATGTGGCGGTGGATATTAGGAAAAATTCTCCAACTTTTGGGCAATGGGTTGGCTATTTGCTAAGTGCCGAAAATAAGCGGCAATTGTGGGTTCCGGCGGGGTTTGCTCACGGTTTTTTAGTTGTCTCGGAGGTAGCGGAGGTGCTATATAAAACTACAGAATACTATGCACCTGAACACGAAAGGTGTATTCTGTGGAATGACCCCGATTTAGCGATCGCGTGGCCGCTAGGAGATGCGACACCTATATTATCGGCAAAAGATCGATCGGGACAAACTTTGAAAACAGCGGAAGTTTTCTCATAA
- a CDS encoding class I SAM-dependent methyltransferase, whose product MKPDEYLKKLYANRFDAKQMRSKLGLWKILIDDFLQKYVSSDSSILDIGGGHCEFINQIQAKDKYLIDLNPDSQLFANTDVKVLNLDILSVNQQKLLAYEFDIIFISNFFEHLRNKEELIEILSFCLNSLKPQGSLLIVQPNFKYSFKEYYDFIDHQLPITHLSLKELLQTVGFKIDLIIPRFLPFSTKGRPASPLLLKIYLKLPLLWQFFGGQMFIKASKIFTPPPL is encoded by the coding sequence ATGAAACCAGACGAATATCTAAAAAAGTTGTATGCCAATCGTTTTGATGCCAAACAGATGCGATCTAAACTTGGACTCTGGAAAATTTTAATTGACGATTTTTTACAAAAATATGTTTCCTCCGATTCTAGTATTTTAGATATTGGGGGAGGTCACTGCGAATTTATCAATCAAATCCAGGCCAAAGACAAATACTTAATCGATCTCAATCCTGATTCTCAACTATTTGCCAATACTGATGTCAAAGTGCTTAACTTGGATATTTTAAGTGTAAATCAACAAAAATTACTGGCTTACGAATTTGATATAATTTTTATTTCCAATTTTTTTGAACATCTACGCAATAAAGAAGAGCTAATTGAAATTCTCTCCTTTTGTTTAAACTCTCTCAAACCCCAAGGATCTCTCTTAATCGTTCAACCCAATTTCAAATACTCATTCAAAGAATATTACGATTTTATCGACCATCAATTACCCATAACTCATCTATCACTTAAAGAACTTTTACAAACCGTAGGTTTTAAAATAGACTTAATTATACCGAGATTTTTACCATTTTCCACAAAAGGCAGACCAGCCTCACCTCTGCTTCTAAAAATTTACCTAAAACTGCCCTTACTTTGGCAATTTTTTGGAGGACAAATGTTTATCAAAGCTTCCAAAATTTTCACTCCTCCTCCACTATGA
- a CDS encoding ABC transporter transmembrane domain-containing protein has translation MTSSAVSLSQIQAFLAETPPFDRLSEASLQALVSKCQLLGYRTGQPLLERERMPTQVAIIFQGQARQLGYDQRSQRLVSLRLVGPKEVLGWASLLRGVPCETALASTDVIAIILSAEDFLSFVQTEPALREAFGDRCSLSEVFELWSLELQRRADGTSNLKELTQQSWADAIVLNLPNGQKKSQELANQLDPDRIWLVSSGVIGDFPTGSRLSLDGTNRSLKVEGPRGARLVGFREAVISQEQAIAIDGSQTALKAPLDISAVPAAPELAAPQTPDPAVPSKFPIVRGKGTIEAPLACFQMLSKYFGVRFRRDVTRKAVENQYKTAGSITLQACGAIIQSMGIVPQLAQVPADAINRLKAPLMIKWDGSFAIIYSITEQELVMAVPEQGIVRKRVAQFREIWGEGGEVLLLQAPQAEQKEQFSFWWFVPALSEHKTVFFEVLLSSFFVQLFGLANPLISQIIIDKVLGQRSVDTLDVLGAFLLGVALFEGLLNGLRTFLFIDTTNRIDVKLSAEVIDHLLRLPQGYFDNRRVGDLVYKFSMIGQIREFMTGTALTVVLDAIFSVVYIAVMLSYSVQLTFVSLAVVPVLGLMIVLINPMVLRLIKNRNNRFADAQSYLVEVVSGIQTVKAQNIELKARWEWSGRYAKYVTASFKTILTGTTAGTFSSFLNQVGNLAQLWVGAHLVLKNEMTLGQLIAFRIITGNVTGALLRFVSVWQSFQEVSMSIDMLRDVVDSPTETSEEDRNNIGMPAIRGSVRFEELSFRFRESGPLQLANVNLEFPAGSFVGIVGGSGSGKSTLMKLLQRLYAPLSGRVFVDDYDTAKVELYSLRSQIGVVLQDTLLFNTTVRENIALSNPDASDDEVIRAAKIAVAHDFIMGLPAGYNTVVGERGGSLSGGQKQRIAIARTVLQNPKLLILDEATSALDYHSERQVCNNLAEAFQGRTVFFITHRLTTVRNADVIIMMDQGSVVEQGPHDELMALKGRYYCLFQQQEAAQ, from the coding sequence ATGACCTCTTCCGCAGTTTCCCTGTCCCAGATTCAAGCTTTTTTGGCAGAAACACCTCCGTTCGACCGACTTTCGGAGGCATCCCTGCAAGCTTTAGTGTCGAAATGTCAACTCCTGGGCTACCGAACGGGGCAACCCTTGTTAGAACGGGAAAGAATGCCGACTCAGGTGGCGATTATTTTTCAAGGTCAGGCCCGCCAATTGGGATATGACCAGCGATCGCAGCGCCTGGTAAGTTTGCGGTTGGTGGGGCCCAAAGAAGTTCTTGGCTGGGCTTCCTTGTTGCGGGGAGTCCCCTGCGAAACTGCCCTTGCTTCCACTGATGTGATTGCCATAATTTTATCAGCAGAAGATTTCTTGAGCTTCGTACAAACGGAGCCGGCACTCAGAGAAGCCTTTGGCGATCGCTGTTCCTTGAGCGAAGTTTTTGAACTGTGGAGCTTGGAATTACAGCGGCGAGCGGATGGGACATCCAACCTGAAAGAATTGACCCAGCAATCTTGGGCCGATGCGATCGTCCTCAACTTACCCAACGGTCAGAAAAAGAGTCAAGAACTCGCCAACCAACTTGACCCTGACCGGATTTGGCTAGTTAGCAGCGGTGTTATTGGGGACTTTCCCACAGGTAGCCGACTGTCTTTGGACGGAACCAACAGATCGTTAAAAGTAGAAGGCCCAAGAGGAGCTAGGTTAGTAGGCTTCCGGGAAGCCGTAATTTCCCAAGAGCAAGCGATCGCCATTGATGGCTCTCAGACAGCCTTAAAAGCCCCCTTAGATATCTCCGCAGTACCCGCAGCCCCCGAACTGGCGGCCCCCCAGACTCCCGATCCCGCCGTACCGTCAAAATTTCCGATTGTGCGGGGAAAAGGAACGATCGAGGCTCCCCTAGCCTGCTTCCAAATGTTGAGCAAGTATTTTGGGGTCAGATTTCGTCGGGATGTCACGCGCAAAGCTGTAGAAAATCAGTACAAAACCGCAGGCTCAATTACCTTGCAAGCCTGCGGTGCCATCATCCAAAGCATGGGCATTGTTCCCCAATTAGCGCAAGTGCCGGCTGATGCCATCAATCGGTTGAAAGCTCCGCTGATGATCAAGTGGGATGGAAGCTTTGCCATTATCTACAGCATCACCGAGCAAGAATTGGTGATGGCGGTGCCCGAACAAGGCATTGTCCGCAAGCGGGTAGCACAGTTTAGGGAAATCTGGGGTGAAGGCGGAGAAGTCCTGCTACTACAGGCTCCCCAAGCTGAACAAAAAGAGCAATTCAGCTTTTGGTGGTTTGTTCCAGCGCTTTCGGAACACAAAACAGTCTTTTTCGAGGTCTTACTTTCCTCGTTTTTCGTGCAGCTATTCGGTTTGGCTAACCCTCTAATCAGCCAGATTATTATTGATAAGGTACTGGGACAGCGCAGCGTTGACACCTTGGATGTCCTGGGGGCATTTTTGCTTGGAGTTGCCCTATTTGAAGGGTTGCTCAATGGTCTGCGTACCTTTTTGTTTATAGATACCACCAACCGCATCGATGTCAAACTTAGCGCAGAAGTGATCGACCACTTGCTCCGGCTTCCCCAAGGGTACTTTGACAATCGGCGGGTGGGAGACTTGGTATATAAATTCAGCATGATCGGTCAGATCCGCGAATTTATGACGGGGACAGCTCTGACAGTGGTGCTAGATGCGATCTTTTCGGTGGTTTATATCGCCGTTATGCTCTCTTACAGCGTGCAGCTAACCTTTGTCTCCTTGGCAGTTGTGCCAGTATTGGGTCTGATGATCGTCTTGATTAACCCGATGGTATTACGGCTGATCAAGAATAGAAATAATCGCTTTGCTGATGCCCAATCCTATTTAGTGGAAGTCGTCAGCGGGATTCAAACGGTTAAGGCTCAAAATATTGAATTGAAAGCTCGGTGGGAGTGGTCGGGCCGTTATGCTAAATACGTCACGGCGAGTTTCAAGACAATTCTTACAGGTACGACGGCTGGTACTTTTAGTAGTTTTTTAAATCAGGTGGGCAACTTGGCTCAATTATGGGTGGGAGCCCACTTAGTGTTAAAAAATGAGATGACTTTGGGTCAGTTGATTGCCTTCCGAATTATTACTGGTAACGTTACTGGAGCACTACTACGTTTTGTGAGCGTATGGCAGAGTTTCCAAGAAGTTTCGATGTCTATTGATATGCTCCGAGATGTCGTTGACTCGCCGACGGAGACGAGTGAGGAAGACCGGAACAATATCGGGATGCCAGCGATTAGAGGTTCGGTGAGATTTGAAGAGCTTTCTTTCCGTTTTCGTGAGAGTGGGCCGCTACAATTGGCGAATGTTAATTTAGAATTCCCTGCTGGCAGTTTTGTGGGGATTGTTGGCGGTTCCGGGTCTGGTAAAAGTACGCTGATGAAGTTGTTGCAGCGTCTTTATGCGCCTCTAAGTGGTCGTGTTTTCGTTGACGATTATGATACGGCCAAGGTAGAACTGTATTCGCTTCGCAGTCAAATCGGGGTGGTGCTGCAAGATACCTTGCTGTTTAACACCACAGTGCGGGAAAATATCGCCCTGAGCAATCCTGATGCTAGTGATGATGAGGTGATCAGGGCTGCGAAAATAGCGGTGGCTCACGATTTCATTATGGGCTTACCTGCTGGCTACAATACGGTGGTGGGAGAACGGGGCGGTTCGCTGTCTGGAGGTCAAAAACAACGGATTGCGATCGCGCGGACTGTGCTTCAAAACCCCAAGCTACTGATTTTGGATGAAGCCACGAGCGCCCTCGACTATCACTCTGAGCGTCAAGTTTGTAATAACTTAGCTGAAGCTTTTCAAGGCAGAACGGTGTTTTTCATTACCCACCGTTTAACTACAGTCAGAAATGCTGATGTGATTATTATGATGGATCAAGGCTCTGTGGTGGAGCAAGGCCCCCACGATGAATTAATGGCTCTTAAAGGTCGTTACTATTGTCTGTTCCAACAACAGGAAGCGGCTCAGTAA
- a CDS encoding peptidylprolyl isomerase, translating into MTGLFQIGDKLLQAQDIPSLLKRYQLMPQFLRGTIEDQAIASYTCTEEERSAALEQFHAQHQLTSSEAKAAWLQSQDLTEEELVQMAIRPVLIEKFKQETWSSKVDNYFLGRKTHLDRVVYSLIRTKNPGLAHELYFRIAEGEQTFEEVARDYSEGPEAQTGGRLGPVSLSQPHPAISKLLSVSQSGQLWAPRALAEWMVIIRLDKFMPAQLDDSMRRHLINELFETWVSEQLSQIAPLQPFRSSVSSAS; encoded by the coding sequence ATGACAGGACTTTTTCAAATAGGTGATAAATTGCTGCAAGCCCAGGATATCCCGTCACTGTTGAAGCGGTATCAATTGATGCCCCAATTTTTGCGGGGGACGATCGAAGACCAAGCGATCGCGTCCTATACTTGTACGGAAGAAGAGCGCAGCGCAGCCCTCGAACAGTTTCACGCGCAGCACCAATTGACATCCTCAGAAGCAAAAGCGGCTTGGCTGCAAAGTCAAGACCTAACTGAAGAGGAACTCGTTCAAATGGCAATTCGGCCCGTACTTATAGAAAAATTTAAGCAGGAAACTTGGAGTAGCAAAGTAGATAACTACTTTTTGGGTCGCAAGACCCACCTAGACCGCGTAGTATACTCCCTAATCCGCACCAAAAATCCAGGACTAGCCCACGAACTTTACTTCCGCATCGCTGAAGGCGAACAGACCTTTGAGGAAGTAGCCCGCGACTACTCCGAAGGCCCGGAAGCTCAGACTGGGGGAAGATTGGGGCCAGTTTCCTTATCACAACCACACCCAGCAATTAGTAAACTTTTGTCAGTCAGCCAATCCGGGCAACTGTGGGCTCCCCGCGCTCTGGCAGAATGGATGGTGATTATCAGATTAGATAAGTTCATGCCAGCTCAGCTCGACGATTCGATGCGGCGGCATTTAATCAACGAACTATTTGAAACCTGGGTCTCCGAACAGTTATCACAAATTGCCCCGCTACAGCCCTTCCGATCCTCAGTATCTTCAGCATCATGA
- a CDS encoding putative HlyD family type I secretion protein, with product MKSVILSEQPVILEKPAIWSHVFLWMIMLMTTSALVWAYLAKIEQAVPAVGQLELKDGSRDIQAPTTGAVVRLHVEDGDRVEKNQPLLTFSPTAPGADLDSVKKVKDALEKENKFYEDVVNGRIQGPLPSNLESSIKDRQSLISQNQVLQALIDELYLNRGGGGSFDQSQQGLYINYRSEYLSRVAAAQGQVQELEKQLKQAVDAETAARDQLLIANQQLNYAQKQLENTEQQLNYSQEQLKSAEQQRRLAQEQLTKSQEVFKSQKNILDRLAPLVQEGAIAELQKERQDQEVLKSESEVLRQQDQIKQREGEMNSRRGEINTRRGEINSRRGEINAREGEFQKIQAEIERQKGEQERIVESINRAQEQLQNTKDAWARELYTRIADNQKQIASSDSQLSRLKLENQKKLSEVNAQLEKAQQTRDTQLMKAPISGIIYDLKPSSKEKAELELKNDDVCQYVITSVIKPGEPRPQRCKEAYYEAQQTEKLLKILPDENGIEAVVYLENSNVALVLDSLRRKREKLEKYNGKELDGEKIDCEKGKACICPEKEVNRQKLDLNAYDCVPVEVNVEAFPAMEFGTVQGEVTKISKDAEAPTELRKYYAFKTTIKLKSQNFTLNKGKENQVEVALQTGMAVSSNINIGKRSVLQMFVDRFTGKLDTFKNVK from the coding sequence ATGAAATCGGTAATACTTTCCGAACAACCCGTAATTCTAGAGAAACCTGCCATTTGGTCGCACGTATTTCTCTGGATGATTATGCTGATGACTACCTCGGCTCTAGTTTGGGCTTATCTTGCTAAAATTGAGCAAGCTGTCCCAGCAGTGGGTCAGTTGGAACTAAAAGATGGCTCCAGAGATATTCAAGCACCGACAACGGGAGCTGTGGTTAGACTTCACGTAGAAGATGGCGATCGCGTAGAGAAAAATCAACCCTTACTTACCTTTAGCCCTACTGCTCCTGGCGCTGATTTAGATTCTGTCAAGAAAGTTAAAGATGCCCTGGAAAAAGAAAATAAATTTTATGAGGATGTTGTCAACGGCAGAATTCAAGGCCCTCTACCATCTAATCTCGAATCAAGTATTAAGGATCGGCAGAGCTTAATTTCGCAAAATCAAGTTTTGCAAGCCCTGATTGATGAGCTGTACCTAAATAGAGGAGGTGGCGGCAGTTTTGACCAAAGTCAACAAGGACTTTACATTAACTATCGCTCTGAATATCTGTCTCGCGTAGCAGCGGCTCAAGGACAGGTTCAGGAATTGGAAAAACAATTGAAGCAGGCTGTGGATGCTGAAACAGCAGCTAGAGATCAATTGCTAATAGCCAACCAACAATTAAATTATGCTCAGAAACAATTAGAAAATACCGAGCAGCAATTAAATTATTCCCAAGAGCAATTAAAATCTGCCGAGCAGCAAAGAAGATTGGCTCAGGAACAATTAACGAAATCTCAAGAGGTGTTTAAGTCACAGAAAAACATTCTCGATCGGCTTGCCCCACTGGTGCAAGAAGGTGCGATCGCGGAACTTCAAAAAGAACGCCAAGATCAAGAAGTATTGAAAAGTGAAAGTGAAGTTCTCAGACAGCAAGATCAAATTAAGCAACGCGAAGGTGAAATGAATTCGCGTAGAGGCGAAATTAACACCCGCAGAGGTGAAATCAATTCGCGCAGAGGTGAAATCAATGCCCGCGAAGGTGAGTTCCAGAAAATTCAAGCAGAGATAGAGCGCCAGAAGGGGGAACAAGAACGCATTGTAGAGTCAATTAACCGCGCACAGGAACAGTTGCAAAATACTAAAGATGCCTGGGCTAGAGAGCTTTACACCAGAATTGCTGACAACCAAAAACAGATTGCCAGTAGCGATTCTCAGCTCAGTAGATTAAAACTCGAAAACCAGAAAAAACTGTCTGAGGTAAACGCTCAGTTGGAAAAGGCTCAACAAACTCGCGACACTCAATTAATGAAGGCTCCTATATCGGGGATTATCTACGATCTCAAACCTTCATCGAAAGAGAAAGCTGAATTAGAGCTGAAGAATGATGATGTCTGTCAATACGTGATTACCTCTGTGATTAAGCCAGGGGAACCTCGGCCGCAAAGATGTAAGGAGGCTTACTATGAAGCACAACAAACTGAGAAACTGCTAAAAATTCTGCCTGATGAAAATGGGATTGAAGCAGTAGTTTATCTGGAAAACAGTAATGTAGCTTTGGTCTTGGATTCCTTGCGCCGGAAACGGGAAAAGTTGGAAAAATATAACGGCAAAGAATTAGATGGAGAGAAGATTGATTGTGAAAAAGGGAAAGCCTGTATTTGCCCTGAAAAGGAAGTAAATAGGCAAAAACTAGATTTAAATGCCTACGACTGCGTACCTGTAGAGGTTAATGTTGAAGCTTTCCCAGCGATGGAGTTTGGCACGGTACAGGGTGAAGTTACAAAGATTAGTAAGGATGCTGAAGCCCCTACTGAACTTCGCAAATACTATGCCTTCAAAACTACAATCAAGTTGAAGAGTCAAAATTTTACTTTGAACAAGGGTAAGGAAAATCAAGTTGAGGTTGCCTTGCAGACCGGAATGGCTGTTAGTTCTAATATTAATATCGGCAAGCGTAGTGTCTTGCAGATGTTTGTTGACAGGTTTACCGGAAAGCTTGATACTTTCAAGAACGTCAAGTAA
- a CDS encoding glycosyltransferase, giving the protein MQFNFGINISGYINGEFGLGEGARANIRAIEAAGIPFAVNNFTNSPHRKQDTTYQNFTQENPYPVNLIQVNADEVNNFIKSAGKNYLEGHYNIGFWAWELTAFPPELTSKFNYFHEIWTYSNHCIEAISMASPIPVIKIMPSISLPTPSLDREALGLPKNKFIFLFLFDFFSRIERKNPSATISAFKQAFGESNQEVLLVIKSCNSEYFPEQRELLNSAIENCQSIKHIDGYLSKNEVNALLYNCDCYVSLHRCEGFGLTMAEAMFFGKPTIATAYSSNSEFMNVGNSFLVRYKLEEIAADFGPYKKGNIWANPDIEDAANLMQYVFNNYEEAKEVGARGAEEIKSLLSPQLIGNKIRNRLEYISKTTNNFTTFSQPPREPKKSYSVEVRRHLSKDKSSWEEAVEKTQPLVSICIPTYNGETFIAEAIESALNQTYSNIEVILSDDGSSDSTVAIAQSFQTKTAVDFRIVLHRNYGLAQNWNFCISQAKGEYIKFLFHDDLLEPDCIQKMVALAQEDAEIGMVFSPRGIAIGEEAKSNPLLLAASQSIKDLHKSWSNLKPIQRGIELLLDPNWMNNPINKIGEPSTVMIAADVFRKIGLFDAELSQYLDLDMWFRIMGNYKIGFVDEKLSSLRIHAGQQTWKNFAAGENNKDVRRLYEKMLYSDIYSFLSQELKEKIRQKLALKSQFSLSELSKLVEQYQKSPTNQSTLSRLRQIRKQIAQRWFNLPASNVEKTYAGEIGKAHNLLMKSGIKNEFLNEEEQRFVDEISAFLSQGNDLGNNIGRYLAAMLYCEAYQLPFVYKNAAIPKWFFNDFLSFIFQIVSCFNKIGDAEKYADYMQALIDYIHENIFKDTAAEFWRYLALFVSKNANFSSLYCSDKNLRHICTQRANIIEFTLRNLGCKIDWEFERIASDRNKIRLGILLEEVSTQKETFAALAAFEYLDKTKFEIILYNFNIQDSKLGDYCQNLANKQIQLPESLPSQVQAIRSDDLDILLIGTNWADARKPTFLLSLHRLARVQVAAAMPTATTTGIRNIDYFISGKLTLPVVDAPEEYREKLIAVDGSGICFSYPVPSEIAKVHPTRSSWGASEGTVVFMSGARAFKIIPELRETWAKIIAAVPNSILVLHPFRSDGESYPIIPFFNQIRAVFSEKGIDKKRIVVIKVLPNRADFRECLKLADVYLDSFPYAGATSMVEPLLVGIPTVVKEGQTARSRQSGAILRELQLPELIANTEDAYINIAVALGTNPVLRDRARQHIQQKMAQNPKFLDSRAYSAQMGALFEQLWRSQRQVEGTP; this is encoded by the coding sequence ATGCAATTTAATTTTGGTATTAACATCAGCGGCTATATTAATGGAGAATTTGGTCTGGGAGAAGGTGCTAGAGCTAATATTAGAGCAATTGAGGCGGCTGGCATTCCTTTCGCTGTCAATAATTTTACCAATAGTCCCCACAGAAAACAAGATACTACCTATCAAAATTTCACTCAAGAAAATCCCTATCCCGTAAACTTAATTCAAGTCAATGCTGATGAAGTAAACAATTTTATTAAGTCGGCAGGCAAAAACTATTTGGAAGGACACTATAATATCGGGTTTTGGGCCTGGGAACTTACAGCATTCCCTCCAGAACTCACTTCAAAATTTAATTATTTTCACGAAATTTGGACTTATAGCAATCACTGTATTGAAGCAATCTCGATGGCATCTCCTATTCCCGTTATTAAAATCATGCCTAGCATTTCTTTACCTACGCCTTCTTTGGATAGGGAAGCACTAGGACTGCCCAAAAATAAATTTATATTTCTGTTTCTATTCGATTTTTTTAGCAGGATAGAACGCAAAAATCCATCGGCTACAATTAGCGCATTTAAACAAGCTTTTGGCGAGTCAAATCAAGAGGTGCTATTGGTTATCAAATCTTGTAATTCGGAATATTTTCCTGAGCAGCGAGAGTTACTAAATTCTGCCATAGAAAATTGCCAATCTATTAAACATATAGACGGGTATTTATCAAAAAATGAAGTTAATGCTCTGCTTTACAATTGTGACTGCTATGTGTCCCTCCACCGCTGTGAAGGCTTTGGCTTGACAATGGCTGAAGCGATGTTTTTTGGAAAGCCAACAATCGCCACTGCCTATTCATCTAATAGTGAGTTTATGAATGTAGGCAACAGTTTTTTAGTAAGATATAAATTAGAGGAGATCGCAGCAGATTTTGGCCCATATAAGAAAGGAAATATTTGGGCAAACCCCGATATAGAAGATGCCGCTAATTTGATGCAATATGTCTTTAATAACTATGAGGAAGCCAAGGAAGTTGGAGCCAGAGGTGCTGAGGAAATCAAATCTTTACTTAGCCCTCAGCTAATTGGCAATAAAATCAGGAATAGACTAGAATATATTAGCAAAACAACCAATAATTTTACTACTTTTTCTCAACCGCCAAGAGAGCCAAAAAAATCTTATTCAGTAGAGGTAAGGAGACACTTGTCTAAGGACAAAAGTTCTTGGGAAGAAGCAGTTGAAAAAACACAGCCTCTAGTTAGTATTTGCATTCCTACTTATAATGGAGAAACCTTTATTGCTGAAGCCATTGAGAGTGCTTTAAATCAGACTTATAGCAATATAGAGGTAATTCTTTCTGATGATGGCTCAAGCGATAGCACTGTAGCAATTGCTCAGTCTTTTCAAACTAAAACAGCCGTTGATTTCCGCATTGTTCTCCATCGTAACTATGGCTTAGCTCAGAATTGGAATTTCTGTATTTCTCAGGCAAAAGGTGAATACATAAAATTTTTATTTCATGATGACTTGCTGGAACCAGATTGCATTCAAAAAATGGTAGCTTTGGCTCAAGAAGATGCGGAAATTGGTATGGTTTTCTCACCTCGCGGTATTGCTATTGGAGAAGAGGCTAAATCGAATCCACTTTTACTGGCTGCTTCTCAATCGATTAAAGATTTGCACAAAAGTTGGTCGAATTTAAAACCAATTCAACGGGGAATTGAACTGTTATTAGATCCTAATTGGATGAATAATCCCATTAACAAAATTGGCGAACCTAGTACAGTGATGATTGCTGCTGATGTTTTTCGTAAAATTGGGTTATTTGATGCTGAGTTATCTCAATATCTAGATTTAGATATGTGGTTTAGAATCATGGGAAATTATAAAATTGGCTTTGTGGATGAAAAGTTATCTTCTTTGCGGATTCATGCAGGGCAACAAACTTGGAAAAACTTCGCTGCTGGTGAAAACAACAAAGATGTCCGCAGACTTTATGAAAAAATGTTGTACAGCGATATTTACAGTTTTTTGAGTCAAGAATTGAAAGAGAAAATCAGACAAAAATTAGCTTTGAAATCCCAGTTTTCTTTATCTGAACTATCAAAGCTAGTTGAACAATATCAAAAATCTCCTACTAATCAATCTACTCTCTCTCGCCTTCGGCAAATTCGCAAGCAAATCGCTCAAAGATGGTTTAATTTGCCAGCATCTAACGTGGAAAAGACTTATGCGGGTGAAATTGGTAAAGCTCATAATCTGTTAATGAAAAGCGGTATTAAGAATGAATTTTTAAATGAGGAAGAACAGAGGTTTGTAGATGAAATATCTGCCTTTTTATCTCAAGGTAACGATCTAGGTAATAACATCGGTCGCTATTTGGCCGCTATGCTTTACTGTGAGGCTTATCAGTTACCATTTGTCTATAAAAATGCTGCGATTCCCAAGTGGTTTTTCAACGATTTTCTAAGTTTTATTTTTCAGATTGTTTCCTGTTTTAATAAGATCGGAGATGCAGAGAAGTATGCCGATTATATGCAAGCTTTGATAGATTATATTCATGAAAATATTTTCAAAGATACTGCTGCTGAATTCTGGCGTTATTTGGCTTTATTTGTGAGCAAAAATGCAAATTTTTCTTCTTTGTATTGTAGCGATAAAAATCTTCGACATATCTGTACTCAGAGAGCAAATATTATTGAATTTACGCTCAGAAATTTGGGGTGCAAAATTGACTGGGAATTTGAACGTATAGCCTCAGACAGAAACAAGATTCGTCTCGGCATTTTACTGGAAGAAGTTAGCACTCAAAAAGAAACTTTTGCCGCACTTGCTGCTTTTGAATATTTAGATAAAACTAAATTTGAAATTATATTGTATAATTTTAATATCCAGGACAGTAAACTAGGTGATTACTGTCAAAATTTGGCAAATAAGCAGATTCAACTACCAGAATCTCTGCCAAGTCAGGTACAAGCAATTCGTTCAGATGATTTGGATATTCTGTTAATAGGGACAAATTGGGCGGATGCTCGCAAACCTACTTTCTTATTATCCTTACACCGACTGGCGCGGGTACAAGTAGCGGCAGCAATGCCAACAGCTACAACTACTGGCATCCGCAATATTGACTACTTTATTTCTGGAAAATTGACTTTGCCCGTAGTCGATGCCCCAGAAGAATATCGGGAAAAATTAATCGCTGTGGATGGCTCTGGGATTTGTTTTAGCTATCCTGTACCCTCCGAAATTGCTAAGGTTCACCCAACTAGAAGTAGTTGGGGAGCATCCGAGGGAACAGTGGTTTTTATGTCGGGTGCTAGAGCATTTAAGATTATCCCTGAACTCAGGGAAACTTGGGCTAAAATTATTGCGGCTGTACCGAATTCTATTTTGGTTTTACATCCTTTTCGCTCTGATGGCGAGAGTTATCCGATAATTCCTTTCTTCAACCAAATACGAGCAGTTTTTTCGGAAAAAGGTATTGACAAAAAACGCATTGTTGTAATTAAAGTGCTGCCAAATCGTGCCGACTTCAGAGAATGTTTGAAGCTAGCAGATGTTTATTTAGACTCTTTCCCCTACGCGGGTGCAACGTCAATGGTAGAGCCGCTGTTAGTGGGAATACCGACGGTGGTTAAGGAAGGACAAACAGCGCGATCGCGACAATCCGGGGCAATACTGAGAGAATTGCAACTTCCTGAATTAATAGCAAATACGGAGGATGCTTATATAAATATAGCTGTAGCATTGGGAACTAACCCAGTATTGCGCGATCGCGCTCGGCAGCACATCCAGCAAAAAATGGCACAAAACCCCAAATTTCTAGACAGCCGCGCTTACTCGGCTCAGATGGGAGCGCTATTTGAGCAACTATGGCGATCGCAAAGGCAGGTAGAGGGAACCCCTTAG